The DNA segment GCTCACACGCCGGAGGGCCGCGGCACCTTTATGGACCTCACGGTGGAAGAGAACCTGCGGCTGGGCGCCTACGTGCGCAAGGACCGGGGCGCCATCGCCGGTGACTTCGACCGCATCTTCCAGTACTTCCCCGTCCTCGGGCAGCGCCAACGGCAGCAGGCGGGCACGCTTTCTGGCGGCGAGCAGCAGATGCTGGCGGTGGCGCGCGCGCTCATGTCGCGGCCGCGCCTGCTGCTGCTCGACGAGCCCTCGCTCGGCCTGGCGCCGCTCGTCACGCGCGAGATCTTTCGCATCGTGCGCGCCATCAACAAGGAGGAGGGCGTCTCCGTGCTGCTGGTCGAGCAGAACGCCGCGATGGCGCTCGA comes from the Candidatus Methylomirabilota bacterium genome and includes:
- a CDS encoding ABC transporter ATP-binding protein — encoded protein: MPALLEAENLEAQYGWTKVLHGLGFAVESGGITAILGANGAGKTTTLRAVCGMVKTAGEIRFEGQRIDGKATEDIVRLGIAHTPEGRGTFMDLTVEENLRLGAYVRKDRGAIAGDFDRIFQYFPVLGQRQRQQAGTLSGGEQQMLAVARALMSRPRLLLLDEPSLGLAPLVTREIFRIVRAINKEEGVSVLLVEQNAAMAL